From a region of the Bacteroidia bacterium genome:
- the uvrA gene encoding excinuclease ABC subunit UvrA, with translation MSDVSHTTDTRRYIYIQGARLHNLKNISVAIPRNRLVVITGLSGSGKSTLAFDTLFAEGQRRYVESLSAYARQFLGKMNKPEVDFIKGISPAVAIQQKVTTRNPRSTVGTSTEIYDYLKLLFARTGRTYSPVSGKEVKRHSVSDVVAYCLSLPAQSHFLILAPLPTLKPKERRQKIELLIQQGFSRILSSGKITRIEELHAHKGTHDGKEWLVIDRITSDPDQEENTARISDSVQSALFEGNKECAIAPLRNNELIRENQMETFSSHFEMDGITFEEPDVNFFSFNNPVGACKTCEGYGSIIGIDENMVIPDDNLSVFQDAVACWRGEVMSEWKKEVIKHAAKTSFPVHKPYKDLSAPQRKELWEGNKHFSGIRDFFRMLEQNLYKIQYRVMLARYRGKTLCPDCKGTRLRRDATYVCVGKKNISELVLMPVHDLYAFFHNLKLNEHDEKVARRILLEIRNRLQYLMDVGLGYLTLNRLSNSLSGGESQRINLATSLGSSLVGSMYILDEPSIGLHPRDTHRLIKVLQQLRDIGNTVIVVEHDEEIMQAADEIIDIGPDAGSRGGELVFQGTLRELVKSGKGWTAAYLGGAEKVPMPVRRRILNDYIEVKGAAENNLKKINVRLPLNGLVVVTGVSGSGKSTLVRKILYNALRKRLDGSSDIPGKFTSLGGSVDRIEQVEFVDQNPIGKSSRSNPVTYVKAYDEIRSLFCHLPLSKLRGYKPSHFSFNVEGGRCDQCHGEGEVIIEMQFMADIHLPCDSCGGKRFKQDILEVVFMEKNAADILEMTVSDAMHFFRSAGESFPEYTSACHRIVEKLRPLDDVGLGYVHLGQSSSTLSGGEAQRIKLASFIGMGTHGKTTLFIFDEPTTGLHFHDIRKLLLAFDALIHQGHSILVIEHNAEVIKCADWIIDMGPEGGEAGGEVVFAGKPEDLVKKSQGHTARFLKDKLK, from the coding sequence ATGAGTGATGTTTCCCATACAACAGATACGCGGCGTTATATTTATATCCAGGGAGCGCGGCTTCATAATCTGAAGAACATCTCCGTTGCTATTCCCCGCAACAGGCTTGTGGTTATCACCGGTTTATCCGGCTCAGGAAAGTCCACTCTTGCGTTTGACACCTTATTTGCTGAAGGACAACGGCGCTACGTAGAAAGCTTATCGGCATACGCACGGCAATTCCTTGGAAAAATGAATAAGCCGGAAGTAGATTTTATAAAAGGGATCTCACCGGCGGTGGCGATACAGCAGAAGGTCACCACACGGAACCCACGATCCACCGTTGGAACCTCTACGGAAATCTACGATTATCTGAAGTTATTGTTTGCAAGAACCGGGCGCACCTACTCCCCTGTTTCCGGGAAGGAAGTGAAGCGTCACAGTGTGTCGGATGTGGTTGCCTATTGCCTTAGCCTCCCCGCTCAATCTCATTTTCTAATTCTTGCACCACTCCCAACCCTAAAACCGAAAGAACGTCGTCAAAAAATTGAATTATTGATTCAACAGGGCTTTTCCCGTATCCTTTCATCCGGAAAAATAACGCGCATTGAAGAGCTTCATGCGCACAAAGGTACGCATGACGGAAAAGAATGGCTGGTAATAGACAGGATTACCTCCGATCCTGACCAGGAAGAAAACACCGCAAGGATCAGCGATTCCGTGCAATCGGCCTTGTTTGAAGGAAATAAAGAATGTGCCATTGCTCCGTTGAGGAATAATGAGTTGATCCGGGAAAACCAAATGGAAACCTTTTCATCCCATTTTGAGATGGACGGTATTACTTTTGAAGAACCCGACGTTAATTTCTTCAGTTTTAATAATCCCGTTGGAGCGTGTAAAACCTGCGAAGGCTACGGAAGTATTATTGGGATTGATGAAAACATGGTGATACCGGACGACAACCTTTCTGTTTTCCAGGATGCGGTGGCCTGCTGGCGCGGCGAAGTGATGAGTGAATGGAAAAAGGAAGTAATCAAACATGCTGCAAAAACTTCTTTCCCTGTTCACAAACCTTATAAAGATCTCAGTGCCCCGCAGCGGAAAGAATTATGGGAAGGAAATAAGCACTTTTCCGGTATCCGGGATTTTTTCAGGATGCTCGAACAAAATCTGTACAAGATACAGTACCGGGTAATGCTGGCACGATACCGGGGAAAGACACTGTGTCCGGATTGCAAAGGTACGCGGCTCCGGAGGGATGCGACGTATGTTTGTGTAGGAAAGAAAAATATATCTGAACTGGTTCTTATGCCGGTGCACGATCTGTATGCCTTTTTTCACAACCTAAAACTGAATGAACACGACGAAAAGGTAGCGCGCCGCATTCTCTTGGAAATCCGTAATCGCCTGCAATACCTGATGGACGTTGGACTCGGATATCTGACACTGAACAGGTTATCCAACTCGCTTTCCGGAGGTGAATCGCAACGCATCAACCTGGCCACCTCGCTGGGTAGTTCCCTGGTGGGTTCAATGTATATCCTGGACGAACCCAGTATAGGGCTGCATCCGCGCGACACACATCGTTTGATCAAAGTACTTCAACAACTCCGGGACATCGGTAATACCGTTATTGTAGTAGAACATGATGAAGAGATCATGCAGGCGGCGGATGAGATTATTGACATTGGTCCGGACGCAGGCTCCAGAGGAGGGGAATTAGTCTTCCAGGGCACACTCAGAGAACTGGTAAAAAGCGGAAAAGGATGGACCGCCGCCTATCTGGGAGGCGCCGAAAAGGTTCCTATGCCGGTCAGGAGAAGAATTCTGAATGATTACATTGAAGTAAAAGGTGCGGCAGAGAATAACCTGAAAAAAATCAATGTCCGGCTTCCGCTGAATGGGCTGGTGGTTGTTACAGGTGTGAGCGGAAGCGGAAAATCTACCCTGGTCAGAAAAATCCTCTACAATGCCCTCCGGAAGCGACTGGACGGAAGTTCGGATATTCCCGGCAAGTTTACCTCGCTCGGTGGTTCCGTGGATCGCATTGAGCAGGTGGAATTTGTTGATCAGAATCCGATTGGCAAATCTTCCCGAAGTAATCCTGTGACATATGTAAAGGCGTACGATGAGATCCGCAGCCTGTTCTGCCATCTGCCACTTTCGAAATTACGTGGATACAAACCTTCACACTTCTCCTTTAATGTAGAGGGAGGCCGTTGCGATCAATGTCATGGGGAAGGTGAAGTGATCATAGAAATGCAGTTTATGGCAGATATCCATCTGCCTTGCGATTCCTGTGGCGGAAAGAGATTTAAACAGGACATTCTTGAAGTTGTGTTTATGGAAAAAAACGCGGCTGACATCCTCGAGATGACAGTCAGTGATGCCATGCATTTCTTCCGCTCAGCAGGTGAGTCATTTCCGGAATATACTTCAGCATGTCACCGCATTGTGGAAAAACTACGGCCACTGGATGATGTTGGACTCGGATATGTCCATCTGGGTCAGTCCAGCAGCACTCTCAGCGGTGGCGAGGCACAGCGTATCAAACTGGCCTCCTTCATTGGAATGGGTACGCACGGAAAAACAACCCTCTTTATCTTTGACGAACCCACCACCGGATTGCATTTTCACGATATCCGAAAGTTGCTACTGGCTTTTGATGCGTTGATTCATCAGGGACATTCCATTTTAGTTATTGAACATAATGCAGAGGTAATCAAATGCGCCGACTGGATTATTGATATGGGGCCCGAAGGAGGCGAAGC
- a CDS encoding serine hydroxymethyltransferase, which yields MGKDHQIFDLIAKEKHRQMSGIELIASENFVSNDVLSAMGSVLTNKYAEGLPGKRYYGGCEVVDQVEQLAIDRAKALFNAAWVNVQPHSGAQANSAVMLAILKPGDTLLGFDLSHGGHLTHGSPVNFSGKLYRPVFYGVDRETGRVNYNTMEEIATRERPKLIIAGASSYSRDWDYERMRKIAEKVGALLMADISHPSGLIARGILNDPLPHCHVVTTTTHKTLRGPRGGLIMMGKDFPNPMGITTPKGETRMMSSLLDSGVFPGTQGGPLEHMIAAKAVAFGEDLQDGYMKYCLQVVKNASVLADALMNKGYHIISSGTQNHSMLIDLRSKNITGREAESALVKADITCNKNMVPYDDKSPLVTSGIRIGTPAITTRGLKEKDMIKVVDLLDEVLMNKDNETRISAVKKKVNTMMKKYPLFKA from the coding sequence ATGGGCAAAGACCATCAAATCTTCGACTTGATCGCGAAGGAAAAGCACCGCCAGATGAGCGGGATAGAACTGATTGCATCCGAAAACTTTGTCAGTAACGATGTGCTCAGCGCGATGGGCTCCGTTCTGACCAACAAGTACGCCGAAGGACTACCCGGCAAGAGATATTATGGAGGATGTGAAGTGGTTGACCAGGTTGAACAACTTGCCATTGATCGTGCCAAAGCATTGTTCAATGCTGCCTGGGTAAATGTTCAGCCTCACTCCGGCGCGCAAGCCAATTCCGCGGTGATGCTCGCAATTCTCAAACCCGGTGATACCCTGCTTGGTTTTGACCTGTCACATGGCGGACACCTGACTCACGGATCACCGGTTAATTTTTCCGGCAAACTGTATCGCCCCGTCTTCTACGGCGTTGACCGGGAAACAGGAAGGGTGAATTACAATACCATGGAAGAAATTGCTACCCGCGAACGTCCGAAACTGATTATCGCCGGAGCTTCGTCTTATTCGCGCGACTGGGATTATGAGCGTATGCGCAAGATCGCAGAAAAAGTGGGAGCACTCCTGATGGCTGATATTTCCCACCCTTCCGGACTGATCGCCCGCGGAATTCTCAATGATCCACTCCCTCATTGCCATGTAGTAACTACCACTACGCATAAAACCTTACGCGGTCCGAGGGGCGGACTGATTATGATGGGAAAAGATTTTCCGAATCCGATGGGAATCACCACACCGAAAGGTGAAACACGAATGATGTCTTCTCTGCTGGATAGTGGCGTTTTCCCCGGAACCCAGGGTGGTCCATTGGAGCATATGATTGCCGCAAAGGCAGTGGCTTTTGGTGAAGATCTTCAGGACGGATACATGAAATACTGTCTCCAGGTAGTAAAGAACGCTTCGGTGCTGGCCGATGCCCTGATGAATAAGGGGTATCACATCATTTCCAGCGGAACCCAGAATCACAGCATGCTGATTGACCTCCGTTCAAAAAACATCACCGGCAGGGAGGCAGAAAGTGCGTTGGTGAAGGCGGATATCACATGTAATAAGAACATGGTTCCTTATGATGATAAATCTCCGCTGGTAACTTCCGGTATCCGGATCGGAACACCGGCCATTACTACCCGGGGGCTGAAAGAAAAAGACATGATAAAGGTGGTGGATCTCCTGGACGAAGTGCTAATGAATAAAGACAACGAAACACGTATTTCCGCGGTAAAGAAGAAAGTGAATACGATGATGAAGAAATATCCGTTGTTCAAAGCCTGA
- a CDS encoding archaeosortase/exosortase family protein, whose protein sequence is MFPNLLKNKFFVFLLKAGTLYLIWYLLYELYITPRTRLNLLTIDVLISHSTTFLEWMGYPLIERPYDEIYRTMGIDGSNGVWIGDSCNGLTLFAIFTIFILSWPGPWKRKLWFIPAGIAIIHTLNVVRIAVLSLIAFHHTEWLDFNHTYTFQALVYGVIFLLWMWWANKISKPTLPDESPKN, encoded by the coding sequence ATGTTTCCAAACCTCTTAAAGAATAAGTTTTTTGTATTTCTGCTAAAAGCGGGAACACTGTATCTGATCTGGTACCTGCTGTACGAGCTTTATATAACACCCCGCACCCGTCTGAATCTACTGACCATTGATGTACTTATATCCCACAGTACAACTTTTCTGGAGTGGATGGGATATCCTCTCATTGAGCGACCGTATGATGAAATTTACAGGACCATGGGAATTGACGGCTCGAACGGTGTATGGATCGGCGATTCCTGTAACGGGTTGACCCTGTTCGCTATTTTCACGATTTTTATTCTCTCCTGGCCGGGACCCTGGAAAAGGAAACTCTGGTTCATACCGGCGGGCATAGCGATCATTCATACGTTGAATGTAGTACGTATCGCTGTTTTATCTCTGATCGCATTTCATCACACAGAGTGGCTGGATTTCAACCACACCTATACCTTTCAGGCTTTGGTCTATGGTGTTATCTTTCTGCTATGGATGTGGTGGGCCAATAAGATATCCAAACCCACACTGCCGGATGAATCACCGAAGAATTAA
- a CDS encoding T9SS type A sorting domain-containing protein: protein MRKFTLGAVALIVLCIHQQSIAATISSANGGGSWHVAGSWSPAQVPTSADSVVITAGNPISTSAYAYCKSLSILAGATLTKGSTFNIVNHLDVDGTYTGLGNTNFTGVSTVQGAAVISATGHYVFFNNATILAGTVINAPGGIRLYGTGTVRNFGSITLYSETLGITAGTTFVNEAGSTCVIGRNFNSIAGTLDCSAVPNTFEYRGVYVGQVQPATTNYNNLTFSGGGGKTLMGNVVVTGTTTINGSTSLNGNGFTFTTSGNWVNNSGVANLTSFDIIFNSAGTQTIFKPITETFRDMTCSGTGTVLFNTHVRLTDDLTINSGTLDVNTYPYSFYIQGDWQNNGGVFNPRTGAVRFEGTGAQTLNRLVGTEVFYNFQRYNTGTLTLTSNISVGRDVTITAGTMACSGSQFLFVTRNWVNSGGTFSPATSTIFFQGTGSVSVGKTVAGTETFHSIIKSTTTTMTLTSSISCTGNFTHSAGTLDVSASNYNISVAGFIAMNSTFNARSGKVTMNGSGAQILTAGLDHTFYDFEVANTGPGVTLAAGNHTISNSYIPTSGNMSTSGGTSFTWPSSAFKHAIIAGGPGTFTGTGYVMNRYISPRAANWVDLATPVSGTTLADWDNEIYMSAVGGPDGTACCPTFYSVTQWDEPSGDWVNITTTATALDPDQGYTLFLGDDLVDWFGTSVINVTGTPVSGTQPISLSYTGASPDPGGNVVGNGQNAFVDWSTILAASPGVDASFYIYDNTGNYITYGAGDMIAPHQGFWVYATGSGQTLNITQSSKSPSTASTWYRVANIHDLSIKISSELNSFSHEIFVDLDENATNGYDNGLDARFVKSPNKVAPNLTMVHQGNLLLVKNAFAPIEDVVVIPVRAKVGADGIYTLSINGASNIDEYSCVLIKDLVTGKVHDLRETPVFKVTIGMNEDPDRFLLYFIREQNACEDALNKTVDNTFFNDGQVLLLNDGKSASLQFSLDPNTPVQISVYDAVGELISSVTEVVGEQTLPISIPETNGIYLISVTVHGQTVTHKAVINK from the coding sequence ATGAGAAAATTTACACTTGGTGCTGTTGCACTGATCGTTCTTTGCATCCATCAGCAATCTATTGCAGCTACAATCTCCTCTGCTAACGGGGGTGGAAGCTGGCATGTAGCCGGCTCCTGGTCTCCGGCACAGGTGCCGACTTCGGCAGACTCTGTGGTTATTACTGCCGGAAATCCTATTTCGACAAGTGCGTATGCCTATTGCAAAAGTCTTTCGATCCTGGCTGGGGCAACACTTACCAAAGGTTCTACTTTCAATATTGTTAACCACCTGGACGTGGATGGTACATACACTGGTCTTGGAAATACAAATTTCACCGGGGTGTCTACTGTTCAGGGGGCCGCTGTAATCTCGGCCACGGGGCATTATGTTTTTTTTAATAATGCTACCATTCTCGCGGGTACGGTTATTAATGCTCCAGGCGGTATCCGTCTGTATGGCACAGGTACGGTCAGAAATTTTGGTTCCATCACCTTATACTCTGAAACCCTCGGAATCACTGCAGGAACCACTTTCGTTAACGAAGCCGGATCTACCTGCGTAATCGGTCGGAATTTCAATAGCATAGCTGGAACACTGGATTGCAGCGCAGTCCCAAATACATTTGAATATAGGGGCGTATACGTTGGACAAGTACAGCCTGCTACCACCAACTATAATAACCTGACATTCTCAGGAGGCGGAGGAAAAACCCTGATGGGCAATGTTGTAGTAACCGGTACTACCACTATTAACGGAAGCACCTCACTGAATGGCAATGGATTTACCTTCACAACTTCCGGTAACTGGGTAAACAATTCAGGAGTAGCCAATCTAACATCATTCGATATCATTTTTAACAGTGCAGGTACGCAAACCATTTTCAAACCTATTACGGAAACCTTCCGCGACATGACATGTTCCGGTACCGGAACCGTACTTTTCAATACGCATGTAAGGCTCACCGACGATCTCACCATTAACTCGGGAACGCTGGATGTAAATACCTACCCCTACTCTTTTTATATTCAGGGCGACTGGCAGAATAACGGGGGAGTATTTAATCCCAGAACAGGGGCTGTTCGTTTCGAAGGAACTGGGGCGCAAACGCTGAATCGCCTGGTAGGAACAGAGGTGTTTTACAATTTTCAGCGATACAACACCGGTACACTGACCCTTACATCCAATATTTCCGTTGGACGTGATGTTACCATTACGGCAGGCACCATGGCTTGTTCAGGGTCTCAGTTTCTCTTTGTGACCCGTAACTGGGTTAACTCCGGCGGCACTTTTTCGCCTGCAACGAGTACCATATTCTTCCAGGGAACCGGATCCGTTAGTGTAGGAAAAACGGTTGCGGGAACAGAAACATTTCACAGTATCATTAAATCCACGACTACAACCATGACGCTCACCAGCAGCATTTCCTGCACGGGTAACTTCACTCATTCTGCGGGAACACTCGATGTGAGCGCCAGTAATTACAACATCTCCGTTGCTGGTTTCATTGCCATGAACAGCACTTTCAATGCCCGTTCAGGAAAAGTAACCATGAATGGTTCCGGAGCTCAGATTCTTACTGCCGGACTGGATCACACCTTCTATGATTTTGAAGTAGCCAATACCGGACCCGGCGTTACCCTGGCTGCTGGCAACCATACCATTTCCAATTCGTACATCCCTACTTCCGGCAATATGTCCACCTCCGGCGGTACATCATTCACCTGGCCTTCCTCTGCTTTTAAACATGCCATCATTGCTGGCGGCCCGGGCACTTTTACCGGCACCGGCTATGTTATGAATCGTTACATTTCGCCCCGTGCAGCCAACTGGGTTGATCTTGCTACACCTGTTAGCGGCACTACCCTGGCGGACTGGGATAATGAAATTTACATGAGTGCTGTAGGAGGCCCTGATGGGACTGCCTGCTGTCCCACTTTTTACTCCGTAACCCAATGGGATGAACCATCCGGTGACTGGGTAAATATCACAACAACAGCTACCGCATTGGATCCTGATCAGGGGTATACCCTTTTTCTTGGCGATGATCTGGTAGATTGGTTTGGAACCTCAGTAATCAATGTTACGGGTACCCCGGTGAGTGGCACCCAGCCAATCTCTCTGAGTTACACCGGTGCTTCCCCGGACCCTGGAGGAAATGTGGTTGGAAACGGTCAAAATGCTTTCGTAGATTGGTCTACCATCCTCGCCGCATCTCCGGGCGTTGATGCCTCCTTTTACATTTATGATAATACAGGAAACTATATAACGTATGGTGCCGGGGATATGATCGCACCACACCAGGGATTCTGGGTTTATGCCACCGGTTCCGGCCAAACCCTCAATATTACCCAGTCGTCAAAATCCCCCAGCACAGCCTCTACCTGGTACAGGGTTGCTAACATCCACGACCTTTCCATTAAGATCTCTTCAGAATTGAATTCTTTTTCTCATGAAATTTTTGTTGATCTGGATGAAAATGCAACGAACGGTTACGATAACGGACTGGACGCACGCTTCGTAAAGAGCCCAAACAAAGTAGCTCCCAATCTTACCATGGTTCACCAGGGGAATCTGTTGCTTGTGAAAAACGCCTTCGCCCCGATAGAAGATGTAGTGGTAATTCCCGTTCGGGCAAAAGTAGGTGCAGATGGTATCTACACACTATCAATAAACGGGGCATCCAATATTGACGAGTATTCATGTGTTCTGATCAAGGATCTGGTAACAGGAAAAGTGCATGATCTCAGGGAAACACCCGTATTTAAGGTGACTATCGGGATGAACGAGGATCCTGACCGCTTTCTGCTTTATTTCATCAGAGAACAAAACGCGTGTGAGGATGCGCTTAATAAAACGGTTGATAATACGTTCTTTAACGATGGGCAAGTACTTCTTCTGAATGACGGCAAATCTGCCTCGCTGCAATTCAGTCTTGATCCCAACACCCCCGTTCAGATATCGGTTTACGATGCGGTGGGCGAGTTAATTTCCAGCGTCACCGAGGTGGTCGGGGAACAGACACTTCCCATCTCCATTCCTGAGACGAACGGCATCTACCTGATTTCGGTAACAGTCCATGGTCAAACGGTTACGCATAAAGCCGTAATAAACAAATAG
- a CDS encoding polysaccharide biosynthesis tyrosine autokinase yields MSESSGLINLNDLKKVIRLARRNWWVVLLCAGVAFFSSYIYTHKMEDIYGVELHILLKSNEEYNPGSVVGENYGSYYGYKSFIDNANETRVIQSYDLIAKSIDRLNFEVSYFIQGRLKTTEQFTGMPFRVTFSTIKPWLYGQMVRMRILDEKSFSISYLNAGTEVTKEGRFNEELIDTDFNILVSLSPTFTKESLAKLSDIEYLFRINRKEDLINQFKYSLEVETPDYTNVLILRLKDVISERARLFLDTLSKVYIENTVKTRLDLNENTLKYIQRQMTEVVTALDTIEDTLMQYREINNILDLEKESQEFFDKMSTYQEKRTKLNLELEALKDLEKYIIEDKDPEFLPPSAYISITDGFLQKSTTELYRLQLTKNEMLVSQTKDNPAFSALEGRILEFKRILLVYISNSRKATKEAMANVETEINKFVTSLKTIPVKSRGVNNIRRKLGVNENLYTFLLQKKATTEIAKASIIPETKVIEQARSMGIVSPDKPKIRYSFLLGGLLIGLLITFIRIFFFARIENFQDLKENTNLPLIGEVVHTSGVENFKIALDSHPKSALAECFRSIRTNIQYVPVDQEHRTILITSGGPGEGKTFCSMNLGYILAKAGKKVILLEFDLHKPRIQKSLQMEADVGISTIVVGRTTIAESIKKTEFENLDVLLSGPISPNPSELLLSQRIQDIFDYCNNHYDYVIVDTAPIGLISDALVLMKFSDIKLFVLSTRFARPDSVKSVNELVSANQIRNFFFLLNSVKQRRSRYYYSRYGYGYGYGYGYGYGYGYGYGKDTSGKA; encoded by the coding sequence ATGAGTGAGTCAAGTGGTCTGATAAACCTGAACGACCTCAAAAAGGTAATCCGCCTTGCCCGGCGGAACTGGTGGGTTGTACTCCTATGTGCCGGAGTTGCGTTTTTCTCCAGTTATATCTACACACATAAAATGGAGGATATCTATGGTGTAGAGTTGCATATCTTATTAAAATCAAACGAGGAATATAATCCGGGGAGCGTGGTCGGCGAGAATTATGGGAGCTATTACGGCTACAAGTCCTTTATTGACAATGCGAATGAAACAAGAGTTATTCAGTCCTATGACCTGATCGCCAAATCAATTGACCGCCTGAATTTTGAAGTGTCTTATTTCATTCAGGGGCGCTTGAAGACCACTGAACAATTCACGGGAATGCCTTTCAGAGTCACTTTTTCTACCATCAAGCCATGGCTTTATGGTCAGATGGTCAGAATGAGGATTCTTGACGAAAAGTCTTTTTCTATTTCATATCTGAACGCAGGAACGGAAGTCACTAAGGAAGGACGGTTTAATGAGGAACTGATAGATACTGACTTTAATATATTGGTATCCCTCTCACCTACATTCACTAAAGAGTCATTGGCAAAATTGTCAGACATAGAGTACCTCTTCCGGATCAACCGGAAGGAGGACCTTATAAATCAGTTCAAGTATTCACTGGAAGTAGAGACACCTGATTATACGAATGTTCTTATTTTGAGATTGAAGGATGTTATTTCAGAAAGAGCCAGGTTGTTTTTGGATACTTTATCAAAAGTATATATCGAAAATACCGTGAAAACGCGGTTGGATTTGAATGAAAACACACTGAAATATATCCAGAGACAAATGACAGAGGTGGTGACGGCCCTCGACACCATTGAAGATACGCTGATGCAGTACCGTGAAATCAATAATATCCTTGATCTTGAAAAGGAAAGCCAGGAGTTTTTTGACAAAATGAGTACTTACCAGGAAAAACGGACCAAGTTGAATCTGGAATTGGAGGCTTTGAAGGATCTGGAAAAGTACATCATCGAGGATAAAGATCCGGAATTTCTTCCCCCCTCTGCTTATATCAGCATTACGGATGGATTCCTTCAGAAGAGCACGACTGAACTGTATCGTCTCCAGCTAACAAAAAATGAAATGCTGGTGAGTCAAACGAAGGATAACCCGGCCTTTAGCGCTCTGGAGGGCAGAATACTGGAATTTAAAAGGATACTGCTGGTATATATTTCCAATTCCAGGAAAGCTACCAAAGAGGCCATGGCCAATGTGGAGACCGAAATCAACAAGTTTGTTACCAGTCTTAAAACCATTCCGGTTAAATCCCGTGGGGTAAACAACATTCGCCGTAAGCTCGGAGTAAATGAAAATCTCTACACGTTTCTTTTACAGAAAAAAGCAACAACTGAAATTGCCAAAGCCAGTATCATCCCGGAAACCAAGGTAATTGAACAGGCGCGCTCGATGGGTATTGTGAGCCCGGACAAACCAAAGATCAGGTATTCTTTTCTGCTTGGCGGACTTCTTATAGGGCTGCTGATTACTTTCATCCGAATATTCTTTTTCGCACGAATTGAGAATTTCCAGGATCTGAAAGAAAACACGAATCTGCCGCTGATCGGAGAGGTGGTTCACACTTCCGGGGTAGAGAACTTCAAGATTGCCCTGGATTCTCATCCAAAATCAGCACTTGCGGAATGCTTCAGGTCTATTCGTACCAACATACAGTATGTGCCGGTGGATCAGGAGCACAGAACCATCCTGATCACCTCCGGAGGTCCGGGTGAAGGGAAGACTTTTTGCAGTATGAACCTGGGTTATATTCTGGCGAAAGCGGGGAAAAAGGTTATTCTGCTCGAATTTGATCTTCATAAGCCGAGGATACAAAAGAGTTTGCAGATGGAGGCGGATGTAGGTATTTCAACCATCGTGGTGGGTAGAACTACCATTGCAGAAAGCATTAAGAAAACCGAATTTGAGAATCTGGATGTACTCCTGTCCGGCCCCATTTCGCCTAATCCCTCCGAACTTCTTTTGTCACAACGTATACAGGACATATTCGATTATTGTAATAATCACTACGACTACGTTATTGTCGATACGGCACCCATTGGGCTTATTTCAGATGCCCTTGTTTTGATGAAATTCTCCGACATCAAGTTGTTTGTTCTGAGTACCAGGTTTGCAAGACCCGATTCGGTGAAAAGCGTGAATGAATTGGTAAGCGCCAATCAGATTCGGAATTTCTTCTTCCTGTTGAATTCTGTTAAACAGCGCCGGTCACGGTATTATTACAGCAGGTATGGCTATGGCTACGGTTACGGTTACGGCTACGGCTACGGTTACGGCTATGGTTATGGGAAAGACACTTCTGGTAAAGCCTAA
- a CDS encoding ArsR family transcriptional regulator produces the protein MIGTLVSSKTRIKLLLKFFLNSNNTAYLRNLEEEFGESTNGIRLELNRFEDAGFLESYSSGNKKMFRVNKLHPLFKDIHSIVLKVVGLDKVYEYILQRIGSLEKVYLVGKLARGQDSDIIDLVLVGKIDKVYLLELIEKAEKKMDKKIRFIHFEVAEFDLSKISEPGLDPLLVWEK, from the coding sequence ATGATAGGAACATTAGTATCGTCAAAGACCAGGATCAAGCTTCTCCTGAAATTTTTTCTGAACTCAAACAACACGGCCTATCTCCGGAATCTTGAGGAGGAGTTTGGAGAGTCGACCAATGGTATCCGTTTGGAACTCAACCGGTTTGAGGACGCCGGCTTCCTGGAATCTTATTCCAGCGGTAACAAGAAAATGTTCAGGGTTAACAAGCTGCACCCGCTGTTCAAGGATATTCACAGCATTGTTTTAAAGGTAGTCGGGCTCGACAAGGTGTATGAATATATCCTGCAGAGGATAGGATCCCTGGAAAAGGTCTATCTGGTCGGCAAGCTGGCACGGGGCCAGGATTCAGACATCATTGACCTGGTGCTGGTTGGGAAAATTGACAAGGTATATCTCCTTGAACTTATTGAAAAAGCGGAGAAAAAAATGGACAAGAAGATCCGCTTTATTCACTTTGAAGTTGCCGAATTCGACTTGAGTAAGATTTCGGAGCCGGGTCTGGACCCACTCCTGGTTTGGGAAAAGTAG